From the genome of Maribacter algicola, one region includes:
- a CDS encoding transposase, translating into MTRRKFTPKFKTKVVLEAFKERHSLAELAQKYEIHPTQISAWKRDFLDGAEQVFESGKKDARSEAEREKDKLLMAIGQLKVENDFLKDALR; encoded by the coding sequence ATGACACGAAGAAAGTTTACCCCGAAGTTCAAGACCAAAGTGGTATTGGAAGCCTTTAAGGAGCGGCATAGCCTTGCCGAGCTTGCCCAGAAGTACGAGATTCACCCGACCCAGATCAGCGCATGGAAGCGCGACTTCCTCGATGGGGCCGAGCAGGTATTCGAATCGGGCAAGAAGGATGCCCGCAGCGAGGCCGAAAGGGAGAAGGACAAACTTCTAATGGCCATAGGCCAGTTGAAGGTCGAGAACGATTTTTTAAAGGACGCCTTGCGCTGA
- a CDS encoding CRTAC1 family protein, translating into MQKYYVKLIIIFLFLHFLMSGHILCAQQFSETNVRILSEMGGNFGNAVADYDQDGDIDIFIVAYNSFQPDKPKTWSRLLNNRGGWFEDVTIEAGFGNQHSNADGKDVKLGVSWVDYDNDGFLDLLLAHQDGTQLYRNMGNDTFSDVTSKANIVPCQGCSSSSGLWWDYDNDGDLALYLNYLTVPNRLFNNQGDGTYTEIEGALNLDNPSRTWSSLPIDANSDGWMDIYVVNDFGLGRFYLNQEGEDFVDFTEEYNLVNNGDGMGSSIGDYNNDGYFDIYITNIAESILNPLFMGSESGIFENRQEQEKVGNGHFSWGNKFFDADNDGDEDLYIVNGQTNLQYNNVFFKNLRIEGEERFENWSVRSGAYGNANGIGAEVFDFYKNGDLDILVSNQGDNPPYLYKNETANPNAWLKVHLEGTISNRSALGAILKVASEGHFKHRFHHGSTMMGQSLNKVHFGLGKTQKVDSLIISWPSGLEETIYDIAVNQSIKIIEGQNMVEGDLYVANEVPVEEEIVVIAEESSMRIYPNPFTQSITFDIKMEEGDEVDVTIYSMRGLKVYEHQEKAGNPSEWTCNWNGLTNSGVKAQLGMYLYRIQTAGRVWMGKLMLR; encoded by the coding sequence ATGCAAAAATACTACGTTAAGCTTATTATCATTTTCTTGTTCCTCCATTTTTTAATGAGCGGCCATATTCTTTGTGCCCAACAATTTTCAGAGACGAACGTTCGAATATTATCCGAAATGGGAGGTAATTTTGGAAATGCAGTTGCCGACTATGATCAAGATGGTGATATAGATATTTTTATTGTAGCCTATAATTCGTTTCAACCTGATAAACCCAAAACATGGAGTCGTTTATTGAACAACCGTGGCGGTTGGTTTGAAGATGTGACGATTGAAGCCGGTTTTGGCAATCAGCATTCGAACGCTGATGGCAAGGATGTGAAATTGGGGGTGTCTTGGGTCGACTATGATAATGATGGTTTTCTCGATTTATTGCTGGCCCATCAAGACGGTACTCAGCTGTACCGCAACATGGGCAATGATACTTTTTCAGATGTAACCTCAAAAGCCAATATTGTTCCCTGTCAAGGTTGTAGCAGTTCAAGCGGTCTTTGGTGGGACTATGATAATGACGGAGATCTCGCTCTTTATCTCAATTATTTAACCGTTCCTAACCGCCTTTTCAATAATCAAGGTGATGGTACTTATACCGAAATTGAAGGTGCTTTAAATCTTGACAATCCGTCCAGAACATGGTCCTCCTTGCCAATAGATGCCAATAGTGATGGATGGATGGATATTTACGTAGTAAATGACTTCGGATTAGGTCGATTTTATCTAAATCAAGAGGGAGAAGATTTCGTCGACTTCACAGAGGAGTATAACCTAGTCAATAATGGTGACGGAATGGGTTCATCAATCGGCGATTACAATAATGATGGTTATTTTGACATCTACATAACCAATATAGCAGAATCCATTCTTAACCCTTTGTTCATGGGTTCCGAAAGTGGAATTTTTGAAAATAGACAAGAACAAGAGAAAGTAGGAAATGGTCACTTCAGTTGGGGCAACAAATTTTTTGACGCCGATAACGACGGTGATGAGGATTTGTATATCGTCAATGGTCAAACCAATTTGCAATATAATAATGTCTTTTTTAAAAACCTTCGTATTGAAGGTGAGGAAAGATTCGAGAATTGGTCCGTTAGGTCAGGTGCCTATGGAAATGCAAATGGCATAGGGGCAGAAGTTTTTGATTTCTACAAAAATGGGGATTTGGATATCCTAGTGAGCAACCAAGGTGACAACCCGCCTTACCTCTACAAGAATGAAACCGCAAACCCGAACGCTTGGCTAAAGGTACATTTAGAGGGAACAATATCTAATAGAAGCGCATTGGGTGCTATATTAAAAGTTGCTTCGGAAGGACATTTCAAGCATCGATTTCATCATGGGTCTACTATGATGGGGCAAAGCCTTAATAAGGTTCATTTTGGATTGGGCAAAACACAAAAGGTCGATAGTTTGATTATCTCTTGGCCAAGTGGGCTTGAAGAGACCATATATGATATAGCGGTGAATCAAAGTATCAAAATCATTGAAGGGCAAAATATGGTTGAAGGCGACCTCTATGTAGCCAATGAAGTACCTGTTGAAGAGGAAATCGTTGTGATTGCTGAAGAATCTTCCATGAGAATCTATCCCAATCCATTTACACAGTCGATTACCTTCGATATTAAAATGGAAGAAGGTGATGAAGTTGACGTTACGATTTATTCCATGCGTGGTTTAAAGGTTTACGAACATCAAGAAAAAGCAGGAAATCCATCAGAGTGGACATGTAACTGGAATGGCCTAACCAATTCTGGGGTAAAAGCACAATTGGGCATGTATCTGTATCGAATTCAGACCGCAGGTCGAGTTTGGATGGGGAAATTAATGCTGAGATGA
- a CDS encoding FG-GAP-like repeat-containing protein — protein sequence MNKNHLIFKYFLFFVMLTSSCSNEKTIPLKSSDKHFTLVDYKHSGLNFQNTLIETDKDNHLLNEKFVNGAGVAIGDINNDGLPDIFFTGNQVHDRLYLNLGNLQFQDITEKSGIMKTDTWSTGVTFADINNDGHQDIYICKSARNKLENSPNLLYLNNGDLTFSEAGKSNNIADSGFSVQANFFDFDKDGALDMYLVNQPPSYGNRKGGKTPLKNADPRYSDKLFKNLGGSKGFVEISNAAGTKNLAHGLSATIGDINNDLWTDVYITNDYDRPDFMYLNTADGKFKEVLKKTFKHTSNFSMGSDIADYDNDGNLDIMVVDMVAEDHKRIKTNMGGMNPEDFWAIVKEGGHYQYMFNTLQRNNGNGTFSDLAQLGGVSNTDWSWGPLFADFDNDGFKDVFVTNGIKRNMRYSDVNNKYEILLDSLEIVAKQKNRRFQDIVDVLALAKMAPEDKINNYMFKNNGDLTFTKVIKDWGFELPSLSNGAAYADLDSDGDLDLVVNNINEKAFLYRNNTRERNLGNYIRLELRRENNKPIYGTRISLFKDETFWQTIELTNTRGYLSKSEDVAHFGLGNIEKIEKIDIQWPDGTFQSLNDVKANQQLTIDQEVSGKINPALLTKESDYLFADITKKAGLHHRHKENEFDDYSKEVLLPHKMSTFGPSIAVGDVNGDGLDDFYTGGSAGFSGTLFLQSDSDGFEEVKEGAWSADKSSEDMGSTFLDIDLDGDLDLLVVSGGNEFLPNAKELQDRIYINNGNGVFKKDVHRIPKDRISGSIVEKADFDNDGDLDVFIGGRLVPGNYPKPANSKLLENRNGFLVDITETTAPELRAVGMVTSATWVDINLDKRLDLVMVGEWMPVTTFIQDENGTFSIHKLEGLQDTEGWYYKVIHQDMDGDGDQDLIVGNLGLNYKYKASNETPFEVYNYDFDNNGTSDIVLSYYEHGTLFPIRGRSCSIQQIPSLNKKFPTYESFGEADLQDIYGDDLDKALHLKAKTFASYYIENVDGKSFRKHELPKLAQVSSINNIIAKDFDRDGELDLLISGNLYASEIETPRNDAGIGLFLKGDGLGNFEVITVAESGFFAPHDAKDMKPIIVNGKEAILVANNDYFMQLFSLLP from the coding sequence ATGAACAAAAATCACTTAATCTTTAAATATTTTCTTTTTTTTGTAATGCTGACGAGTTCATGTTCCAATGAAAAAACAATTCCATTAAAAAGTAGTGATAAGCATTTTACATTGGTCGATTACAAGCACTCGGGACTGAATTTTCAGAATACCTTAATTGAGACCGATAAGGACAATCATTTATTGAATGAGAAATTTGTTAATGGTGCGGGTGTGGCCATAGGCGATATCAATAATGATGGATTACCTGATATTTTTTTCACGGGTAACCAAGTTCATGACAGATTATATCTAAACCTGGGGAATTTACAATTTCAAGATATCACTGAGAAAAGTGGTATCATGAAAACGGACACTTGGTCAACTGGCGTGACTTTCGCTGATATTAATAATGATGGACATCAGGATATTTATATCTGTAAAAGCGCAAGGAACAAATTAGAAAATAGTCCGAATTTACTTTACCTGAATAATGGTGACTTGACCTTTTCGGAAGCAGGAAAATCGAACAACATCGCAGATTCCGGTTTTTCAGTTCAAGCCAATTTCTTTGATTTTGATAAAGATGGTGCCTTGGATATGTATTTGGTCAATCAACCCCCAAGTTACGGCAACCGTAAAGGCGGTAAAACCCCACTTAAAAATGCAGACCCAAGATATAGTGATAAACTATTCAAGAATTTAGGCGGGTCGAAGGGTTTTGTCGAAATCTCGAATGCGGCGGGAACAAAGAATTTGGCTCATGGCCTTTCGGCGACCATAGGGGATATCAATAATGATCTCTGGACGGATGTATATATAACCAACGACTACGACCGTCCTGATTTTATGTATTTAAACACCGCTGACGGCAAGTTCAAAGAAGTACTTAAAAAGACTTTTAAGCATACGTCCAATTTTAGCATGGGCAGTGATATTGCCGACTATGATAACGACGGCAACCTTGATATCATGGTCGTTGATATGGTGGCAGAAGATCATAAGCGAATCAAGACTAATATGGGGGGTATGAATCCCGAAGATTTCTGGGCAATCGTGAAAGAGGGTGGTCACTATCAATATATGTTCAACACTCTTCAGCGAAATAATGGTAATGGTACTTTTAGTGATTTAGCACAACTTGGAGGAGTTTCAAATACAGATTGGAGCTGGGGACCGTTGTTTGCTGACTTTGATAATGATGGTTTTAAGGATGTTTTCGTTACAAATGGGATCAAAAGAAATATGCGATATAGTGATGTAAATAATAAATATGAAATTCTTTTGGACAGTCTTGAAATAGTTGCAAAGCAAAAAAATAGAAGATTCCAAGATATTGTGGATGTTTTGGCTTTGGCAAAAATGGCTCCAGAAGATAAGATCAATAATTATATGTTCAAAAACAACGGGGATCTAACGTTTACCAAAGTCATCAAAGATTGGGGTTTTGAACTCCCCTCGTTATCCAATGGAGCAGCGTATGCCGATTTAGATTCGGATGGGGATTTGGATCTCGTTGTAAACAATATAAATGAAAAGGCATTTCTGTACAGGAACAATACCCGCGAAAGAAATTTAGGCAACTATATACGGCTAGAACTTAGGCGCGAAAACAACAAACCAATTTACGGTACACGTATTTCTTTATTTAAAGACGAGACCTTTTGGCAGACCATAGAGCTTACGAATACAAGAGGGTATTTATCTAAAAGTGAGGATGTCGCCCACTTCGGACTTGGTAATATTGAAAAAATCGAAAAAATAGATATTCAATGGCCAGATGGAACATTTCAATCTTTAAATGATGTGAAAGCTAATCAACAACTCACTATTGATCAAGAAGTCTCAGGTAAAATTAATCCTGCATTGCTTACTAAAGAAAGTGATTATTTATTTGCTGATATTACTAAGAAAGCGGGTCTGCACCATAGACATAAGGAAAATGAATTTGATGACTATAGCAAAGAGGTTCTACTGCCACATAAAATGTCCACTTTCGGGCCTTCAATTGCAGTTGGTGATGTGAATGGTGATGGGTTAGACGACTTCTACACCGGTGGCTCAGCTGGCTTTTCAGGTACGTTGTTTCTTCAAAGTGATAGCGATGGATTCGAAGAAGTAAAAGAAGGTGCTTGGTCCGCTGATAAATCCTCTGAAGACATGGGAAGCACTTTTTTGGATATCGACCTCGATGGCGATTTGGATCTTTTGGTCGTAAGCGGTGGCAATGAGTTCTTGCCAAACGCTAAAGAACTTCAAGATCGAATCTATATAAATAATGGCAACGGTGTTTTTAAGAAGGATGTACATCGAATTCCAAAAGATCGGATTAGTGGATCCATTGTAGAAAAGGCCGATTTTGATAATGACGGCGACCTGGACGTTTTTATTGGAGGAAGATTAGTACCGGGCAACTATCCAAAACCGGCAAATAGCAAATTGTTGGAAAATAGGAATGGATTTCTGGTAGATATAACTGAAACCACTGCCCCGGAATTAAGAGCCGTTGGCATGGTGACCTCCGCGACTTGGGTCGATATTAATCTTGATAAAAGATTAGACCTTGTCATGGTCGGTGAGTGGATGCCGGTTACTACCTTTATTCAGGACGAAAATGGTACTTTTTCAATACATAAATTAGAAGGTCTTCAAGATACAGAAGGCTGGTATTACAAGGTAATACACCAAGATATGGATGGCGACGGAGATCAAGACCTTATTGTTGGTAATTTGGGATTGAACTATAAATATAAAGCATCGAATGAAACTCCTTTCGAGGTATATAATTATGACTTTGATAATAACGGCACCAGTGATATCGTATTAAGTTATTATGAACACGGTACATTGTTCCCTATTCGCGGTCGGTCTTGCTCCATACAGCAAATACCTTCCTTAAATAAAAAGTTCCCAACGTATGAGTCCTTTGGAGAGGCTGATTTACAGGATATTTATGGTGACGATTTAGACAAGGCCCTTCACTTAAAAGCAAAAACCTTTGCCTCTTACTATATTGAAAATGTAGATGGCAAGTCGTTTAGAAAGCATGAACTGCCTAAATTGGCCCAAGTATCGAGCATCAATAATATTATCGCAAAAGACTTTGATAGAGATGGAGAACTGGATCTTTTGATATCAGGTAATCTTTACGCCTCTGAAATCGAAACTCCTAGAAATGATGCTGGTATTGGTTTGTTTCTAAAGGGTGACGGGTTAGGAAATTTTGAAGTGATAACAGTAGCTGAGAGTGGTTTTTTTGCCCCTCATGATGCTAAGGATATGAAACCAATTATTGTTAATGGCAAAGAAGCCATCCTAGTTGCTAATAATGATTACTTTATGCAATTGTTTTCCCTTTTACCCTAA
- a CDS encoding mandelate racemase/muconate lactonizing enzyme family protein encodes MKITDIKTYPINIEGGGAHLVIKVETDSGLYGWGCSGLTGRELAVVGLIKHFRGFLIGRDPRQIGAIWQELYRGQYFEGGRVITAAISGIDIALYDIKGKALGVPVYELLGGKQRDFVECFASIRFTTKEELLDYSTTCVKEGWKVLRLAPAEFESQEDKSRFEPRESIAKLSNWITELRKEVGSDIIIGVDYHTRLNVAETYSFMKRMPRGTIDFLEEPIRDQNPEAYQALRDMVRVPFAIGEEFSSKWEFMPFLENNIAQYARIDVCNVGGLTEAMKVAAMAETHYVDLMPHNPLGPICTAASIHLAAACPNFSYLEEVNTPAQYMGTDAPEFYPVRPQLDGPRYCISDTPGLGVEFNEKLAQEREFNMIDIPRLYRDDGSLTNW; translated from the coding sequence ATGAAAATAACAGATATAAAGACCTATCCTATCAATATCGAGGGTGGCGGAGCTCATTTAGTCATAAAAGTTGAGACCGATTCGGGCCTCTATGGATGGGGTTGTTCGGGACTGACAGGTCGCGAACTTGCAGTTGTTGGGCTCATTAAACATTTTAGAGGTTTCCTAATAGGAAGAGATCCGAGGCAGATCGGGGCTATTTGGCAAGAGCTATATCGAGGCCAATATTTTGAGGGCGGAAGGGTGATTACCGCAGCGATTTCTGGTATTGATATTGCTTTGTATGATATCAAGGGGAAGGCCTTGGGAGTGCCGGTCTATGAACTTTTAGGAGGTAAGCAGCGCGATTTTGTAGAATGTTTTGCTTCTATACGCTTCACGACGAAGGAAGAGCTTTTAGACTATTCCACGACCTGTGTAAAGGAAGGTTGGAAGGTTTTAAGATTGGCCCCGGCCGAATTTGAATCCCAAGAAGATAAGAGTAGGTTTGAACCGAGGGAGTCCATAGCCAAACTTTCAAACTGGATTACCGAATTACGGAAAGAAGTAGGTTCGGATATTATCATTGGTGTGGATTACCATACACGATTGAATGTTGCTGAAACCTATTCGTTCATGAAACGAATGCCACGTGGTACCATCGATTTTTTAGAGGAACCCATTCGTGACCAAAATCCTGAGGCATATCAAGCCTTGCGAGATATGGTCAGAGTACCTTTTGCCATCGGAGAGGAATTTTCAAGTAAGTGGGAGTTTATGCCCTTTTTGGAAAATAACATTGCACAATATGCGCGAATCGATGTTTGTAATGTAGGAGGATTGACAGAAGCTATGAAAGTGGCTGCAATGGCGGAAACACACTATGTTGACTTGATGCCGCATAACCCATTGGGTCCGATTTGCACGGCGGCTAGTATTCATCTTGCCGCAGCCTGCCCTAATTTCAGTTATTTAGAAGAAGTAAACACTCCTGCACAATACATGGGAACTGACGCTCCTGAATTTTATCCCGTTCGCCCCCAGTTAGATGGACCTCGATATTGTATATCAGATACACCAGGATTGGGAGTAGAGTTCAATGAAAAACTGGCGCAAGAGCGAGAATTCAACATGATCGATATTCCTCGTCTTTATCGAGATGATGGTTCATTGACGAACTGGTAG
- a CDS encoding MFS transporter — MTKSNPTKKIGKKRYNILAMIFVTVVINYLDRTNISIAAAALKEDLGINAIQMGYIFSAFGWTYSILQIPGGIVADKVKSRILYPVIMALWSIATLIQGMVNSFAALLGLRASIGMFEAPSYPTNNLIVTRWFPENERASAIATYTSGQFLGMALLLPVLTLIQDALGWRGLFIVSGIIGLVWAAVWYIFYRDPQNHNRIGSSELKHIEEGGGLVAAKVKNNTDKFEWNDLANAFKYRKLWGMYLGQFCLGATTIFFLTWFPTYLVEFRGLDFIKSGFYASVPYLAAFLGVLLAGFTSDFLIKKGYSSEVARKAPIITGMLLSIAIIGANYTVDTTLIIVFLSIAFFGNGLASIAWIFVSLIAPKKNIGLIGGTFNFIGGLSAVIVPIVIGYLVQDGDFSPALFFIGAMALLGLICYIFIVGKVERIVPKE; from the coding sequence GTGACGAAATCCAACCCAACCAAGAAAATAGGCAAGAAACGTTATAACATCCTTGCGATGATATTTGTAACGGTCGTAATAAACTACCTCGATCGAACCAATATCTCGATTGCAGCGGCAGCCCTAAAGGAAGATTTGGGAATAAATGCCATACAGATGGGTTATATTTTTTCGGCCTTTGGTTGGACCTATTCTATATTACAAATTCCGGGAGGCATTGTGGCCGATAAGGTAAAATCAAGAATATTATATCCTGTAATTATGGCTTTATGGTCAATTGCTACATTGATCCAGGGAATGGTGAATTCTTTTGCCGCCCTGCTGGGACTTAGAGCCAGTATTGGAATGTTCGAGGCACCATCCTACCCGACCAACAACTTAATAGTTACACGATGGTTTCCTGAAAATGAAAGGGCTTCGGCCATCGCGACATATACCTCAGGTCAATTTTTAGGCATGGCACTGCTTTTGCCGGTTCTAACACTGATACAAGATGCTTTGGGTTGGCGAGGTCTATTTATTGTTTCCGGAATAATTGGTTTGGTCTGGGCTGCGGTTTGGTATATTTTCTATAGAGACCCTCAAAATCATAATCGAATCGGTTCTTCCGAATTAAAGCACATAGAAGAAGGTGGTGGATTGGTTGCTGCTAAAGTAAAAAATAATACCGACAAATTCGAATGGAATGACTTGGCGAATGCCTTCAAATACCGAAAACTTTGGGGTATGTATCTTGGTCAGTTTTGTTTGGGCGCAACTACCATTTTCTTCTTAACCTGGTTCCCAACATATTTGGTGGAATTCCGAGGGTTGGATTTTATAAAATCCGGCTTCTATGCATCAGTTCCATATCTAGCAGCTTTTTTAGGGGTTTTGTTGGCCGGATTTACATCTGATTTCCTGATCAAAAAGGGATATTCATCCGAAGTTGCTCGAAAGGCACCCATCATTACCGGTATGTTACTTTCCATTGCGATTATAGGTGCCAATTATACGGTTGACACAACCTTGATAATCGTGTTTTTATCTATAGCTTTTTTCGGAAACGGTCTTGCGAGTATTGCATGGATATTCGTTTCACTTATTGCCCCAAAAAAGAATATTGGACTTATCGGAGGTACCTTTAACTTCATCGGTGGGTTGTCGGCGGTCATCGTACCTATTGTAATTGGCTATTTGGTGCAAGATGGAGACTTTAGTCCTGCCCTCTTCTTTATAGGGGCCATGGCCTTATTGGGCTTGATCTGCTATATTTTTATAGTGGGTAAGGTAGAACGTATTGTTCCCAAGGAATAA
- a CDS encoding VOC family protein: MSGSVIIGIGPEAKLPEDHFLKLKESDSRRGIGVEIVLEVDNILAVYQRVKQSGYPLHAEINDRPWGLTDFRLIDPDGYYIRVTSRKD, encoded by the coding sequence ATGAGTGGTTCTGTGATTATAGGAATAGGACCTGAGGCTAAGTTGCCGGAGGACCATTTTTTAAAATTAAAGGAAAGTGATTCACGCCGTGGTATCGGTGTAGAAATTGTCTTAGAAGTTGATAATATATTAGCTGTTTATCAGCGCGTTAAGCAAAGCGGTTACCCATTACATGCCGAAATAAATGATAGACCGTGGGGGCTTACTGATTTTAGATTGATTGATCCCGATGGATATTACATAAGGGTTACCTCGAGAAAGGATTAA
- a CDS encoding SMP-30/gluconolactonase/LRE family protein yields MKNHKEKSDFQPALSIEYFDESAKKIISPNTSVKKLAHGFSWTEGPVWIEQGNYLLFSDIPNNKVYKLNAQNDTILYLNPSGCSASNFTGKESGSNGLLLNNFGELVLLQHGDRMISKMDAPLNNPSENYIPLVPHYENRKLNSPNDGVFDSLGNLYFTDPPYGLPNGLEDRKKELPFQGVYCLLVSGELLLDKDLKYPNGIGISPDGRTLSSNILYKKLITDLIVILL; encoded by the coding sequence ATGAAAAACCATAAAGAAAAAAGCGATTTTCAACCTGCGCTTTCCATAGAATATTTTGATGAATCTGCTAAAAAAATAATTAGCCCCAATACCTCTGTAAAGAAACTTGCCCACGGCTTTTCTTGGACAGAGGGCCCGGTTTGGATAGAGCAAGGCAACTACCTTTTATTTTCCGATATTCCCAACAACAAGGTATACAAACTCAACGCCCAAAACGATACGATACTTTACCTAAATCCTTCTGGATGCTCCGCTTCTAACTTTACCGGAAAAGAGTCAGGATCCAATGGGTTATTACTAAACAATTTTGGGGAATTGGTACTTTTACAACACGGAGATCGTATGATCTCTAAAATGGATGCTCCCTTAAATAATCCCAGCGAAAACTACATACCACTAGTCCCTCACTATGAAAACAGGAAACTCAATAGCCCTAATGATGGTGTTTTTGACTCGTTGGGAAACCTCTACTTTACTGATCCACCCTATGGACTGCCCAATGGATTAGAAGATAGGAAGAAAGAGCTTCCTTTTCAAGGCGTATATTGCTTGCTGGTTTCAGGAGAATTATTATTGGACAAGGATCTGAAATATCCCAATGGAATAGGAATTTCACCAGATGGCCGTACATTGTCTTCGAATATTTTATACAAAAAACTTATCACTGATTTAATCGTAATTCTTTTATAA